The Candidatus Methylomirabilota bacterium region AGGCTGCCTCGGCGCTCACGCAGCGCTGGGGCCTTCCTGCGGCGGCGGCAACGGTGACGCTCAAGCGGCGCCATGACCGCGTGATGGCTCAGGTGCTGCGGGCGGGCGTACCCCTACTGGATGCGGCGCTGGTCGACCCGCAGCCGATCTCGGGCGGCGACGTGCAGTACATCCACTCGGTGACGCTGGCCCAGGCGCCGCTCGACGGGAAGACCGCGCCCTGGCTCGTGCAGGTGGACCCCCGCTACACCTTCCACAGGGCGGAGCGGGGGCGGCCGGAAGTGAGTCGGCTCGACGGCGACGCGTGGGGCGCGCCCGGGCTCGTGCTCGAGAATCCCATCGCGTGTACCGTCTGCACCTGCGACACCGATCTGCCCCGCATCCGCTTCGTGATGGATCCCGAGGTGCCGGTCATCCGAGGCACGCGAAAGATCCGCGACTCCAGGGAGGCCGAGTGATGAGCGGCATCGCGAAGGTCCGTGAGCACCTCGCCAAGGTGCCGCCCGCCACCACGGTGGCCGAGCGGCGCGCCCAGTACGACCGCGCCGAGCGCGTGTTTCCCGTGCCGCCCGACGTCGGCGTGAAGGTGGTGACGATCAAGCCCTCACAGGGCCCCGAGCTCGCCGGCGAGTGGCTGGAGCCGCCGGCCGCGCGCGAGCATGCCGCGCTGCTCTACCTCCACGGCGGCGGCTACGTCATCGGCTCGCCCCGCTCGCATCGTCACCTCGC contains the following coding sequences:
- a CDS encoding acetoacetate decarboxylase family protein, with the protein product MPLFGTLELPTATAHLPTLRDLDTEPWSLPKAEILQLALEVPRSTHALLPRALHPAIPSYVTIWVTRYPESPVGPFLLAQLRLMARAGAHPRGFVLRAYASTPEAASALTQRWGLPAAAATVTLKRRHDRVMAQVLRAGVPLLDAALVDPQPISGGDVQYIHSVTLAQAPLDGKTAPWLVQVDPRYTFHRAERGRPEVSRLDGDAWGAPGLVLENPIACTVCTCDTDLPRIRFVMDPEVPVIRGTRKIRDSREAE